The genomic window ATCTACCAGTTGCCGGGTTCCAACTCATTGGATGTATCGAAGGTGGTAAAGGCCAAGATGAAAGAATTAGGCAGTTCCTTACCCGAAGGCGTGGAATACAAAGTGACCTTGGATACGACCGAGGTGATCGACGCCTCCATCCATGAGGTGCTTATCACGTTCTTGGAGACAACCTTGCTGGTGGTCTTGGTTATCTTCTTATTCTTACAGAATTTCCGGGCGGTAGTCATCCCGTTCATTACGATTCCGGTCTCATTGATCGGTACGCTGGCGGTCATGGCGGCTTTAGGCTTCTCCATTAATACGTTGACCTTATTCGGCTTGATTCTGGCGATAGCGGTGGTGGTAGACGACGCCATCGTGGTGGTAGAGAACTCCACCCGGCTCCTCGATACCGGGAAATATACGGCCCACGAGGCGGTATCGAAGGCCATGGATGAGATCGTAGGGCCTATCGTGGGCGTGGTATTGGTATTATTGGCGGTATTTATCCCGACAACGTTTATCAGCGGTATCTCCGGGCAGCTCTATAAGCAATTCGCCTTGACAATCGCCGCCGCTACCGTATTAAGCGGATTCAACTCGCTTACGCTTACGCCCTCGCTTTGCGCCCTTTTCTTGGAGAAGAATACGGAAGAACCAAAATTCTTCCTCTTCAAAGGATTCAATAAGGTATACGGAAAGACTCAGAAGATGTACGACTCGATCGTGGAGCGGATGCTGAAACGACCGGGAGCGGCGATGATCGTTTACGGTATCATCACGGCGGTAGCGGTTATCTTGTTTATGCGCTGGCCGACAACCTTTATACCCGAAGAGGATGACGGCTATTTCCTAGTCGTATCCCAATTACCCCCGGCGGCGAGCTTGAACCGGACGGAGGCGGTCACCAAGCAGATCGACGAGATCCTAAAGACATACCCCGAGGTGAAATCATTCATCAGCGTTAGCGGATTCTCCGTGATGGGTGGAGGGGAGCAATCCAATACGGCCACCTTCTTCGTGATCCTAAAGAACTGGAACGAACGTAAAGGTAAGGAGCATACGGCAGAGGCCGTGACCAACCGTTTCAACCGGGAGGCATCGGCTATCCAAGAAGCGCAGGTATTCGGTATGGTACCGCCAGCTATCCCGGGGTTGGGCGCTTCGGGCGGCTTGCAACTGCAATTGGAGGATCGTAAGAACCTAGGTCCGACGGAGATGCAGCATGCCGTGGAGACATTGCTGGCCAGCTACCGCTCGAAACCGCAATTGCTGAACCTTTCTTGTATGTATCAGGCCAATACCCCGCAGTATCTACTGAAGATAGACCGGGATAAGGTGCAGATGCTCGGTCTTCAGTTGAATCAAGTATTCTCCACGCTCAGCTATTATATGGGAGCGGCGTACGTGAACGATTTCGTGGAGTTCGGACGTATTTACCAAGTTAAGATCGAGGCGAATGGAGAGGCGCAGAAAGTGATCGATGATGTACTCCGTTTGAGTCTGGCGAATAGTAAAGGAGAGATGGTACCCTTCTCCTCTTTTATCGAATTAGACGAGCAATTGGGATTAGACCAGATCAACTTATATAATATGTATTCATCGGCGGCTATTACTTGTATCGCCAACCCGAAATATAGCTCTGGAGAAGCGATCCTAGCGATGGAGGAGCTGATACAGGAACAATTAGGTGATAATTTTGGATATGAATGGACCTCGGTCGCTTATCAAGAGACGAAAGCAGGATCTACGACGGTGATTATTTTCGCCATGGCGTTGCTAGTCGCTTTCTTGGTTCTCTCGGCTCAATATGAGAGCTGGACAAGTCCGTTGGCGGCTATCATGGGTTTGCCGATCGCCTTGTTGGGAGCTATTATCGGCTGCTGGGTGATGGGGGTTCCGGTAAGCGTATATACCCAGATCGGTATTATCTTATTGATCGCCTTGTCCGCCAAGAATGGTATCTTGATCGTAGAGTTCGCCCGGGATTTCCGAAAGGAAGGTAATCCGATACGGGATTCCGCCTTGGAAGCCGGACACGTTCGTTTACGTCCGATCCTGATGACCTCGTTCGCCTTTGTATTGGGTGTCATGCCTTTGCTTTTCGCTACCGGAGCGGGAGCGGCCAGCCGTATATCCTTAGGTGCGGCGGTAGTATTCGGTATGGCTATCAATACGATATTCGCCACGATGTTCATCCCTAACTTCTATGAACTGATGCAGACCATCCAAGAGAAATGGCTGGATAAAGGAAAGAAGACGGATGATACGCCTAAACAATAGAAAGTTTCCAATCCTCTAATGAGGCAAAAAGAGAATAGCCATGGGTTTAGCCATGGCTATTCTTTTTTACTCCCTTCGGATACATTATTATATATTCTATGATTGGAATTAGGCGATTCCCAACAACTC from Parabacteroides distasonis ATCC 8503 includes these protein-coding regions:
- a CDS encoding efflux RND transporter permease subunit; the protein is MVKFFINRPIFATVLALIIVVAGLVTLNILPIAQYPEITPPTVQVSAVYPGADAQTVAQTVGLPIEQQVNGVDGMLYMSSNSSSSGAYSLTITFAVGTDIDMATVMVQNRVSIAQSSLPEPVIVQGITTRKQSSNIVMMLTLSSKDSIYDGLYLSNYATLNMIDQLTRLPGVGSVQVMGAGNYSMRIWLDPEAMRIRNLTPDMVYQAISTQNAQVSAGYVGQPILRADNPYQYTLTVKGRLTTPDEFGNIVLKTGQGGKILRLKDIARIELGSSSYNVVSKLSGQPTAAIAIYQLPGSNSLDVSKVVKAKMKELGSSLPEGVEYKVTLDTTEVIDASIHEVLITFLETTLLVVLVIFLFLQNFRAVVIPFITIPVSLIGTLAVMAALGFSINTLTLFGLILAIAVVVDDAIVVVENSTRLLDTGKYTAHEAVSKAMDEIVGPIVGVVLVLLAVFIPTTFISGISGQLYKQFALTIAAATVLSGFNSLTLTPSLCALFLEKNTEEPKFFLFKGFNKVYGKTQKMYDSIVERMLKRPGAAMIVYGIITAVAVILFMRWPTTFIPEEDDGYFLVVSQLPPAASLNRTEAVTKQIDEILKTYPEVKSFISVSGFSVMGGGEQSNTATFFVILKNWNERKGKEHTAEAVTNRFNREASAIQEAQVFGMVPPAIPGLGASGGLQLQLEDRKNLGPTEMQHAVETLLASYRSKPQLLNLSCMYQANTPQYLLKIDRDKVQMLGLQLNQVFSTLSYYMGAAYVNDFVEFGRIYQVKIEANGEAQKVIDDVLRLSLANSKGEMVPFSSFIELDEQLGLDQINLYNMYSSAAITCIANPKYSSGEAILAMEELIQEQLGDNFGYEWTSVAYQETKAGSTTVIIFAMALLVAFLVLSAQYESWTSPLAAIMGLPIALLGAIIGCWVMGVPVSVYTQIGIILLIALSAKNGILIVEFARDFRKEGNPIRDSALEAGHVRLRPILMTSFAFVLGVMPLLFATGAGAASRISLGAAVVFGMAINTIFATMFIPNFYELMQTIQEKWLDKGKKTDDTPKQ